In Anseongella ginsenosidimutans, one genomic interval encodes:
- a CDS encoding PVC-type heme-binding CxxCH protein: protein MTKPIAAVLLLLSAAVFSCVFRQSPKQGSLPEEGPASADTIFHIKYDEEAGTISVFRGNESSPVLTQNARENFRPYIHPIAAPDGKGTLTEYSPGHHKHQTGLYWGFTRLNGRDYFHHPGEDHWRRVAARVISGEGSLVKWQTVYDLLDENGEVVLTETQNWSMQLREGKYILDLEWKGEARKEVTIGKYDYGGLFLRMPWKEGIRGQVVNTARQRNEKAEGQRAMWVDVGMQVEGRSDLAHIAIFDHPDNGGYPHAWRVDHQMGIGPARSREADWKIAHGATEIIRHQLVVYTGELNDVKLNKAWAEFSGKEPTYATSALWAIAQKEGLDAKFLTPEEAVKSMSLIEGFAANVWASEPMITQPMAFCWDSRGRLWIAENRDYESRSHGFSNSGDSRILILEDTDRDGKADSKKVFMEGIAFPAAIAVGFDGVFIGAPPNLLFVPDRNRNDKADMDDIEVRLTGWGIRDRHETLNSLHWGPDGWLYGLQGFATPSRVRKPAGEGRIYGHKDPFPEEEILSGEGTDINGGVWRYHPLEDKFEVVAHGFSNPWGIDYNAKGQLFITACVIPHLWHVIPGGIYHRQGGQHFNPYTYNDIKTIADHSHRSAHGGARIYQSDAFPEEQQGRIFMANIHEHAILSDILERKGSGYTGKHGEDVMTANNAQWVGFSLEIGPDGALYVLDWHDADICGKEVLNHETGRIFRISPEHSLAENWEGRYANLEEMADEQLVSLQTSKSDWHSRRARLELQNRAAKGKLSTGTHAQLREIFLKENNPDWRLRAMWTLHVTGGFTMNQLISALEDEDEYVRAWAIQLICEKKQVPVKAMAKFYRMGAGDPSAVVRLYLASALQRINVFSRFTLAGELVKHAEDSSDHNLPKMIWYGIEPLMKVSPGRTLDIALKSRIPLITRYIARRAVDADALEALVACIGKEPPVLTDLLKGMQNGLEGRIDLVKPAGWDQVYARLLDQGGEVEELAIHIAQYFGDREAVRQYFSTLKNKNAPAADRAKALEALAAQQREELVPELPALLEDPGLRGAAISAIAAYEEEHLGELLLRRYPQFTSEEKLRAIHTLSSRPAYGWQLTQAIKNGRITKREVPVDVARQLRRVVGSGFVEVWGPIDQLPSVEKAYKEYRGLLSTAALAGADLEKGRTLFMRTCGSCHKMYGKGAEIGPDLTGSNRSDIDYLLFNVLEPSSEIQDDYKLVVITTRDGRTYSGNIIGENDRQITLRMVGQEPVIINKSTIQTRETTPLSMMPAGLFEPLTDQEIIDLVAYLRS from the coding sequence ATGACTAAACCAATTGCAGCCGTGCTGCTGTTATTAAGCGCCGCGGTCTTCTCCTGCGTTTTCCGGCAATCCCCTAAGCAGGGCTCATTGCCTGAAGAAGGGCCGGCATCAGCGGACACCATTTTTCACATTAAATACGATGAGGAAGCCGGAACCATTTCGGTTTTCAGGGGTAATGAAAGCTCGCCCGTACTGACACAGAACGCCCGGGAAAATTTTCGCCCCTATATTCACCCTATTGCCGCCCCGGACGGAAAAGGCACGCTTACCGAGTATAGTCCCGGCCATCATAAGCATCAAACCGGGCTTTATTGGGGCTTTACCCGCCTGAACGGCCGCGATTATTTTCATCATCCGGGCGAAGATCACTGGCGAAGGGTAGCAGCCCGGGTAATTTCAGGGGAAGGATCGCTGGTCAAATGGCAAACGGTTTATGACCTGCTGGATGAAAACGGCGAGGTGGTATTAACGGAAACCCAGAACTGGAGCATGCAGCTGCGTGAAGGAAAATATATCCTGGACCTGGAATGGAAGGGGGAAGCGCGGAAAGAAGTGACCATCGGGAAATACGATTATGGCGGATTATTCCTGCGTATGCCCTGGAAAGAAGGTATCCGCGGGCAAGTCGTAAATACAGCCAGGCAACGCAACGAAAAAGCGGAAGGGCAGCGGGCCATGTGGGTTGACGTAGGAATGCAGGTGGAAGGTCGTTCGGACCTTGCCCATATTGCGATTTTCGATCACCCGGACAACGGCGGTTATCCTCATGCATGGCGTGTAGATCATCAAATGGGTATCGGGCCTGCCCGGTCGCGGGAAGCGGACTGGAAAATTGCTCATGGAGCAACCGAAATTATCCGGCACCAGCTAGTGGTATATACCGGGGAACTGAACGACGTGAAATTAAACAAGGCCTGGGCTGAATTCAGCGGCAAGGAGCCTACCTACGCCACCTCTGCTCTTTGGGCAATTGCTCAAAAGGAAGGATTGGATGCAAAATTCCTTACGCCGGAAGAAGCCGTAAAAAGCATGAGTCTGATTGAGGGCTTCGCAGCAAACGTCTGGGCTTCCGAACCGATGATTACCCAGCCTATGGCTTTTTGCTGGGACAGCCGCGGAAGGCTTTGGATTGCAGAGAACAGGGATTACGAATCCCGCTCGCATGGTTTTTCGAATTCCGGCGACAGTCGTATCCTTATCCTGGAAGACACCGACCGCGACGGGAAAGCAGACAGTAAGAAGGTGTTTATGGAAGGCATTGCTTTTCCCGCCGCCATTGCGGTTGGCTTTGACGGCGTATTTATCGGCGCTCCCCCCAACCTCCTTTTTGTCCCGGACAGAAACAGGAATGACAAGGCCGATATGGATGATATTGAAGTCAGGCTTACTGGTTGGGGGATTCGTGACCGGCACGAAACCCTGAACAGCCTGCATTGGGGCCCGGACGGCTGGCTATATGGTCTGCAAGGCTTTGCCACCCCTTCCCGCGTGCGGAAGCCTGCCGGAGAAGGCAGGATCTACGGGCATAAAGATCCTTTTCCGGAAGAAGAAATACTCTCGGGAGAAGGGACAGATATAAACGGCGGTGTATGGCGCTACCACCCGCTGGAAGATAAATTTGAGGTCGTCGCTCACGGCTTCAGTAATCCATGGGGCATCGATTACAATGCAAAAGGGCAGCTTTTTATTACGGCCTGCGTAATCCCGCATCTCTGGCATGTGATTCCGGGTGGGATCTATCACCGCCAGGGCGGGCAGCACTTCAATCCCTATACGTATAACGATATTAAAACCATTGCCGATCACAGCCACCGCTCGGCGCACGGGGGTGCCCGGATTTACCAGTCGGACGCCTTCCCGGAAGAACAGCAGGGACGTATTTTTATGGCGAATATCCATGAACATGCTATCTTGTCGGATATTCTTGAGCGCAAAGGCTCCGGTTATACCGGGAAGCACGGGGAAGACGTAATGACAGCCAATAATGCGCAGTGGGTAGGATTCAGCTTGGAAATCGGACCGGACGGGGCTTTGTACGTACTTGACTGGCACGATGCGGACATCTGCGGAAAAGAGGTACTGAACCACGAGACCGGCAGGATCTTCCGGATCAGTCCGGAGCATTCCCTGGCGGAAAACTGGGAAGGACGCTACGCCAACCTTGAAGAAATGGCCGATGAACAACTGGTAAGCCTCCAAACCAGCAAAAGCGACTGGCATTCGCGCCGGGCGCGCCTGGAACTTCAAAACCGCGCCGCCAAAGGAAAATTAAGCACCGGAACTCATGCACAACTGCGGGAAATCTTTTTGAAGGAGAACAATCCCGACTGGCGCCTGCGCGCGATGTGGACGCTGCATGTAACCGGCGGTTTTACGATGAATCAGCTGATAAGCGCCCTGGAGGATGAGGATGAATACGTCCGCGCCTGGGCTATTCAGCTCATTTGCGAAAAAAAGCAGGTTCCGGTAAAGGCAATGGCCAAATTCTATCGCATGGGCGCCGGCGATCCTTCAGCCGTCGTCCGTTTATACCTGGCTTCCGCCCTGCAGCGCATCAATGTTTTCTCCCGTTTCACGCTTGCCGGGGAACTGGTGAAACATGCGGAGGACAGCAGCGACCATAACCTGCCCAAGATGATCTGGTACGGCATTGAACCATTAATGAAGGTAAGCCCTGGCCGGACGCTGGATATTGCGCTTAAAAGCAGGATACCACTTATAACCCGGTATATCGCGCGTCGCGCCGTGGACGCCGACGCCCTGGAAGCCCTGGTTGCCTGCATAGGAAAGGAACCGCCGGTACTGACTGACTTGCTGAAAGGCATGCAAAACGGCCTGGAAGGACGCATTGACCTGGTGAAGCCCGCCGGCTGGGACCAGGTGTACGCCCGCCTCCTGGACCAGGGCGGTGAAGTAGAGGAACTGGCCATCCATATTGCGCAATATTTCGGGGACAGGGAAGCCGTCCGCCAATATTTCAGCACGCTGAAGAACAAAAATGCCCCCGCAGCCGATCGCGCAAAAGCGCTCGAAGCCCTGGCCGCCCAGCAACGCGAAGAACTGGTTCCTGAACTGCCAGCTCTCCTGGAAGATCCCGGCTTGCGCGGCGCCGCCATAAGCGCTATTGCTGCCTATGAAGAAGAGCATCTTGGCGAACTTCTCCTGCGCCGATACCCGCAATTCACTTCCGAAGAAAAGCTCCGGGCCATTCATACCCTGTCATCACGCCCCGCTTACGGCTGGCAGCTGACCCAGGCCATAAAAAACGGCCGGATTACAAAACGTGAGGTTCCCGTAGATGTTGCCCGCCAGTTGAGACGTGTCGTTGGAAGTGGATTCGTAGAAGTCTGGGGGCCCATTGACCAGCTACCCTCCGTAGAAAAAGCTTATAAGGAGTACCGCGGCCTGCTCAGCACAGCGGCCCTCGCCGGAGCCGACCTTGAAAAAGGCCGGACCCTGTTCATGCGTACATGCGGAAGCTGTCACAAAATGTACGGCAAAGGCGCCGAAATCGGCCCTGACCTGACCGGATCCAACCGTTCAGATATCGATTATTTATTATTCAACGTCCTGGAACCCAGCAGCGAAATACAGGATGATTATAAACTGGTGGTAATCACCACCCGCGACGGACGCACCTATTCCGGCAATATCATCGGCGAAAATGACCGGCAAATAACACTGCGCATGGTGGGGCAGGAACCCGTGATCATCAACAAATCAACCATACAAACCCGGGAAACCACTCCCCTTTCCATGATGCCCGCCGGCTTGTTTGAACCGCTCACCGACCAGGAGATCATTGACCTTGTCGCCTACCTGAGAAGCTAA
- a CDS encoding dihydroorotase, whose amino-acid sequence MSSILIKNARVVNEDIQLNADVFINKGRIERIDPVLSNISADREIDASGKFLLPGMIDDQVHFREPGLTHKATIASESRAAVAGGITSFMEMPNTIPNALTQELLEDKYRIAAASSPANYSFYMGASNDNLEEVLKTNPETVCGVKVFMGSSTGNMLVDEESALEGIFSQVPLLIATHCEDERTIRRNLESYREKFGDDIPVTAHPLIRSAEACYLSSSRAVELAKKHGTRLHILHISTAKETELFDNSIPLKDKKITAEACVHHLWFDDTRYEELGNLIKWNPAIKRPADRKAILEAVISDKIDVIATDHAPHTLEEKSQPYLKAPSGGPLVQHALPALLELYCQHKISLETIVRKTAHNVADCFRIKERGYIREGYMADLVLVDPSQPHTAKKDNLLYKCGWSPFEGYRFSTAITHTFVNGNLVYENGTVHEGNNGHRLEFTSLEKKS is encoded by the coding sequence ATGAGCAGCATTCTTATAAAAAATGCCAGGGTGGTAAACGAGGACATTCAACTCAATGCCGATGTTTTTATTAACAAGGGGCGGATTGAACGAATCGATCCTGTTTTATCGAATATCAGTGCGGACAGGGAAATAGACGCCAGCGGGAAGTTCCTGCTGCCGGGCATGATCGATGACCAGGTACATTTCCGCGAACCGGGTCTTACGCACAAGGCGACGATCGCGTCCGAATCAAGAGCGGCCGTCGCCGGAGGCATTACGTCCTTCATGGAAATGCCCAATACCATTCCCAATGCCCTGACCCAGGAGCTGCTTGAAGATAAATACCGCATTGCAGCGGCCTCTTCCCCGGCCAACTATTCCTTTTACATGGGCGCCTCCAACGACAACCTGGAAGAAGTGCTGAAAACCAACCCGGAAACCGTATGCGGCGTAAAGGTATTCATGGGCTCCTCCACAGGCAATATGCTGGTGGACGAAGAATCCGCGCTGGAAGGCATTTTTTCGCAGGTCCCGCTGCTCATTGCCACGCACTGTGAAGACGAAAGGACTATTCGCCGAAACCTGGAGAGTTACCGGGAAAAGTTCGGCGATGATATTCCAGTCACCGCCCACCCGCTGATCCGGAGTGCCGAAGCTTGTTATCTTTCTTCGTCAAGGGCGGTTGAACTGGCTAAAAAGCACGGTACACGCCTGCACATTCTCCATATTTCCACAGCAAAGGAAACTGAACTGTTTGACAATTCCATTCCCCTGAAGGATAAAAAGATCACGGCGGAAGCTTGTGTACACCACCTTTGGTTTGACGATACCCGTTATGAGGAACTCGGGAACCTGATCAAATGGAATCCCGCTATTAAAAGGCCGGCCGACAGAAAAGCTATCCTGGAAGCAGTAATTAGTGACAAGATAGACGTGATCGCTACCGATCATGCTCCTCATACGCTGGAAGAAAAATCGCAGCCTTACCTGAAGGCGCCTTCCGGAGGCCCGCTTGTCCAGCATGCGCTGCCGGCCCTGCTGGAATTGTATTGCCAGCATAAGATCAGCCTGGAAACCATTGTCAGGAAAACGGCGCATAATGTAGCTGACTGTTTCCGGATAAAAGAAAGAGGATATATCCGGGAAGGTTATATGGCTGACCTGGTACTGGTTGACCCTTCGCAGCCGCATACCGCCAAAAAAGACAACCTGCTTTATAAATGCGGCTGGAGCCCCTTTGAAGGATACCGCTTCAGTACGGCTATCACTCATACCTTCGTAAACGGCAACCTGGTATATGAAAACGGTACGGTGCATGAGGGAAATAACGGCCATCGCCTGGAATTTACTTCTTTGGAAAAAAAATCCTAA